Proteins encoded within one genomic window of Halococcus salifodinae DSM 8989:
- the ilvB gene encoding biosynthetic-type acetolactate synthase large subunit → MSEQQPTHRPDADEPATEAATAEEVAAEGTPTEEASSEDAGARPVTTGSESVVRALETAGVEHLFGVQGGAIMPVYDALYDSAMDHVTMAHEQGAAHAADAYGIVSGDPGVCLATSGPGATNLVTGLADASLDSDPMIALTGQVPTAMVGSDAFQEADTTGITSPVTKENYFASDADTVGDAVGEAFALADEGRQGPTLVDLPKDVTNGATDREPDEGKTPETYDPPERADEEAVETAADAIASAERPVILAGGGVIKAEACDDLRQFATEYGVPVVTTMPAVGAFPEDRDLAMEMAGMHGTGYANMAITHCDAMFAVGTRFDDRLTGGVETFAPEAEIVHADIDPAEISKNVHADYPLLGDAGTVIEQVHAALAEERDTDMAATGERWQEWREQCLMWKDEYPMDYAAPADAPLKPQFVVEAVDAATADDTIVTTGVGQHQMWAVQYWTYTEPRTWVSSHGLGTMGYGLPSAIGARFAADDDQSVVCFDGDGSFLMTLQELAVAVRENLDITVFVLNNEAVGMVRQWQDGFFEGRRMASEYPWVPDFETLAEAFGARGYTIDDEGEVEDVVSEALAHDGPSVVDAHIDPTENVYPMVPSGGANGEFVLAEDQL, encoded by the coding sequence GTGAGCGAACAGCAACCGACTCACCGCCCCGACGCGGACGAGCCGGCCACCGAAGCCGCGACGGCCGAGGAGGTGGCTGCCGAAGGGACGCCCACGGAAGAAGCGTCCTCCGAGGACGCAGGTGCTCGGCCCGTGACGACCGGCTCGGAGTCGGTCGTGCGCGCGCTCGAAACCGCCGGCGTCGAGCATCTCTTCGGGGTTCAGGGCGGCGCGATCATGCCGGTGTACGACGCGCTGTACGACTCGGCGATGGACCACGTCACGATGGCCCATGAGCAGGGTGCAGCCCACGCCGCCGACGCCTACGGCATCGTCTCGGGCGATCCCGGCGTCTGTCTCGCGACCTCGGGACCGGGGGCGACGAACCTCGTGACCGGGCTCGCGGACGCCTCGCTCGACTCGGACCCGATGATCGCGCTCACGGGTCAGGTTCCGACTGCGATGGTTGGCTCGGACGCCTTCCAGGAGGCCGACACCACCGGGATCACGAGTCCCGTGACGAAGGAGAACTACTTCGCGAGCGACGCCGACACCGTGGGCGACGCGGTGGGTGAGGCGTTCGCGCTCGCTGACGAGGGCCGCCAGGGGCCGACGCTCGTCGACCTCCCGAAAGACGTGACGAACGGCGCGACCGACCGTGAGCCAGACGAGGGGAAAACGCCGGAAACCTACGATCCGCCCGAACGCGCCGACGAGGAGGCGGTCGAAACGGCCGCAGACGCGATCGCCAGCGCCGAGCGGCCCGTGATCCTCGCTGGCGGCGGCGTGATCAAGGCCGAGGCGTGCGACGACCTCCGGCAATTCGCCACCGAGTACGGCGTGCCCGTGGTGACGACGATGCCAGCAGTCGGCGCGTTCCCCGAAGACCGCGACCTCGCGATGGAGATGGCCGGAATGCACGGCACGGGCTACGCGAACATGGCGATCACCCACTGCGACGCGATGTTCGCGGTCGGCACCCGCTTCGACGATCGACTGACCGGTGGTGTCGAGACGTTCGCCCCGGAGGCCGAGATCGTCCACGCCGACATCGATCCCGCGGAGATCAGCAAGAACGTCCACGCCGACTACCCGCTGCTCGGCGACGCCGGCACGGTGATCGAGCAGGTCCACGCCGCGCTCGCCGAGGAGCGAGACACGGACATGGCCGCGACCGGCGAGCGCTGGCAGGAGTGGCGCGAGCAGTGCCTGATGTGGAAGGACGAGTACCCGATGGACTACGCTGCGCCGGCGGATGCACCACTAAAGCCACAGTTCGTGGTCGAGGCCGTGGACGCGGCGACGGCCGACGACACGATCGTGACGACGGGTGTCGGCCAGCACCAGATGTGGGCGGTCCAGTACTGGACGTACACCGAGCCCCGGACGTGGGTCTCCTCGCACGGTCTCGGGACGATGGGCTACGGGCTGCCCTCCGCTATCGGCGCGCGCTTCGCAGCCGACGACGACCAGTCGGTGGTCTGTTTCGACGGCGACGGCTCCTTTTTGATGACGCTTCAGGAGCTCGCGGTCGCCGTCAGGGAGAACCTCGACATCACGGTGTTCGTCCTGAACAACGAGGCGGTCGGGATGGTGCGGCAGTGGCAGGACGGGTTCTTCGAGGGCCGGCGGATGGCCTCGGAGTACCCGTGGGTGCCCGACTTCGAGACGCTCGCCGAGGCGTTCGGCGCGCGCGGGTACACCATCGACGACGAGGGCGAGGTCGAGGACGTCGTGAGCGAGGCGCTCGCGCACGACGGACCGTCGGTCGTCGACGCTCATATCGATCCGACCGAGAACGTCTACCCGATGGTGCCGAGCGGTGGCGCGAACGGCGAGTTCGTCCTCGCGGAGGATCAGCTATGA
- a CDS encoding LeuA family protein has translation MQCPTTTWTRRTHRRRPRRVEFFQGTLESTTEVDTVRIFDTTLRDGEQSPRTSFSYDDKREIAATLDEMGTHVIEAGFPVNSDAEFEAVSDIAASTSVTTCGLARVVEGDVDAALDAGVEMVHVFASTSDVQLEDAMHASREDMKERSVEAVERAKEAGVEVMFSPMDATRTDGEYLVDVVEAVSTAGADWINVPDTCGVATPSRFGDLIETVRAHTDARIDVHTHDDFGLASANALAGFEAGAEQAQVSVNGIGERAGNAAYEEVVMSAESLYDVDTGIDTTRITELARVVERMSGIETPANKPIVGANAFSHESGIHAAGVIENSDTFEPGVMTPEMVGAERELVLGKHTGQHSVRERLVEAGFQPTDDEVRECTRRVKDFGAEKERVTMDVLTRFASEVGISRSERIVRTEADD, from the coding sequence TTGCAATGTCCCACCACAACGTGGACACGGAGGACACATCGTCGGAGACCCCGGCGGGTCGAGTTCTTCCAGGGCACACTAGAATCCACAACTGAAGTCGACACGGTTCGAATTTTCGACACGACGCTACGTGACGGCGAGCAGTCGCCACGCACCTCGTTCAGCTACGACGACAAGCGCGAGATCGCTGCAACGCTGGACGAGATGGGAACCCATGTAATCGAGGCTGGGTTCCCCGTGAACTCCGATGCGGAGTTCGAGGCCGTGAGCGACATCGCCGCGAGCACGAGTGTGACAACCTGCGGCCTGGCACGCGTCGTCGAGGGCGACGTCGACGCCGCGCTGGACGCCGGCGTGGAGATGGTCCACGTCTTCGCGTCGACCAGCGACGTCCAACTGGAGGACGCGATGCACGCCAGCCGCGAGGACATGAAAGAGCGCTCGGTCGAGGCGGTTGAGCGCGCGAAGGAAGCCGGCGTCGAGGTGATGTTCTCGCCGATGGACGCCACTCGTACTGATGGGGAGTACCTCGTCGACGTGGTCGAGGCGGTCTCGACGGCCGGCGCGGACTGGATCAACGTTCCCGACACCTGCGGGGTCGCGACCCCCAGCCGGTTCGGCGACCTGATCGAGACCGTCCGCGCGCACACCGACGCCCGGATAGACGTCCATACCCACGACGACTTCGGCCTGGCGAGCGCGAACGCGCTTGCAGGTTTCGAGGCCGGAGCCGAGCAGGCTCAAGTGAGTGTGAACGGCATCGGCGAGCGCGCCGGTAACGCCGCCTACGAGGAGGTCGTGATGAGCGCCGAGTCGCTGTACGACGTCGACACCGGGATCGACACGACCCGGATCACCGAACTCGCGCGAGTAGTCGAGCGAATGAGCGGGATCGAGACGCCCGCGAACAAGCCGATCGTCGGCGCGAACGCGTTCAGCCACGAGTCGGGGATCCACGCCGCGGGCGTGATCGAGAACTCCGACACCTTCGAGCCGGGCGTGATGACTCCCGAGATGGTCGGCGCGGAACGCGAGCTCGTCTTGGGGAAACACACCGGCCAGCATTCAGTCCGCGAGCGGCTCGTCGAGGCCGGATTCCAGCCGACCGACGACGAGGTGCGCGAGTGCACCCGCCGAGTGAAGGACTTCGGTGCCGAGAAGGAGCGGGTCACGATGGACGTGCTGACCCGGTTCGCGAGCGAGGTCGGCATCAGTCGATCGGAGCGGATCGTCCGGACGGAGGCCGACGACTGA
- a CDS encoding ferritin-like domain-containing protein: MTSEEVTRLLKVAYGDEIETVMNYLTNSIVLDGVRAEEIKESLEVDIDEELNHARMLGQRLKQLDERPPASADFEMHQDSLQPPEDSTDVPAVIDGVLEAENDAIDTYRSLIHAARDADDPVTEDIAVTILTDEEAHRTEFRGFRKEYA, encoded by the coding sequence ATGACGAGCGAGGAAGTCACTCGCCTGCTCAAAGTGGCCTACGGCGACGAGATCGAGACCGTGATGAACTACCTCACGAACTCCATCGTGCTCGACGGGGTTCGGGCCGAGGAGATCAAAGAGAGCCTCGAGGTCGACATCGACGAAGAACTGAATCACGCCAGGATGCTCGGCCAGCGACTGAAACAGCTCGACGAGCGCCCGCCGGCGTCGGCCGATTTCGAGATGCACCAGGATAGCCTCCAGCCCCCGGAGGACTCGACGGACGTGCCCGCGGTGATCGACGGCGTTCTCGAAGCCGAGAACGACGCCATCGACACCTATCGATCGTTGATCCACGCCGCGCGCGACGCCGACGATCCCGTGACCGAGGACATCGCAGTCACGATCCTCACCGACGAGGAGGCCCACCGCACCGAGTTCCGCGGGTTCCGGAAGGAGTACGCGTAG
- a CDS encoding bile acid:sodium symporter family protein has translation MSLLDRLERIGGFASTYFVVWVLLFSGAALASPATFTWIEPYITPLLGVIMLGMGLTLQPADFARIAERPRDVAIGAVTQWIVMPIAAWAITVALSLPPALAIGVILLGAAPGGTASNVMTYLGKGDVALSVAITTVTTIAAPVVMPAWVVALAGEQLQVTFAEMFTSIVQVVLLPVIAGFVLRIALDRYAPRLATAGLSIFPAISVAAIVAIVAAVVGLNVENILTAGAVVLLAVVAHNAIGLGAGYGVGRASGMSPERVRACTFEVALQNSGLAVALATAYFSPLAALPPALFSVWHNVTGPALATYFSRQSDRTSDVPRAEPADD, from the coding sequence GTGAGCCTGCTCGACCGACTCGAACGGATCGGGGGGTTCGCGAGCACGTACTTCGTGGTCTGGGTGTTGCTGTTCTCGGGTGCGGCGCTCGCCTCGCCCGCGACGTTCACCTGGATCGAGCCGTACATCACGCCGCTGCTGGGCGTCATCATGCTCGGAATGGGGCTGACGCTCCAGCCCGCGGATTTCGCGCGGATCGCGGAGCGTCCGCGCGACGTCGCGATCGGCGCAGTCACCCAGTGGATCGTGATGCCGATCGCGGCGTGGGCGATCACGGTCGCGCTCTCGCTCCCGCCCGCACTCGCGATCGGCGTGATCCTGCTGGGTGCTGCGCCGGGCGGCACGGCATCGAACGTGATGACGTATCTCGGAAAGGGTGACGTCGCGCTCTCGGTCGCGATCACCACCGTGACGACGATCGCCGCACCGGTCGTGATGCCGGCGTGGGTCGTCGCGCTGGCCGGCGAACAGCTCCAGGTCACGTTCGCCGAGATGTTCACGAGCATCGTTCAGGTCGTCCTGCTCCCCGTGATCGCCGGGTTCGTGCTCCGCATCGCCCTCGATCGCTACGCGCCGCGGCTCGCGACGGCGGGCCTCTCGATCTTTCCCGCGATCAGCGTCGCCGCCATCGTCGCCATCGTCGCGGCGGTCGTCGGGCTCAACGTCGAGAACATCCTGACTGCGGGCGCGGTCGTGTTGCTCGCGGTCGTCGCCCACAACGCGATCGGGCTGGGGGCTGGCTACGGCGTCGGGCGCGCGAGCGGAATGAGCCCCGAGCGGGTCCGGGCGTGTACCTTCGAGGTCGCCCTCCAGAACAGCGGGCTCGCGGTCGCGCTCGCGACGGCGTACTTCAGCCCGCTCGCCGCGCTCCCGCCCGCGCTGTTCAGCGTCTGGCACAACGTCACCGGCCCCGCGTTGGCGACGTACTTCTCCCGGCAGTCCGATCGAACGTCCGACGTGCCGCGGGCGGAGCCGGCCGACGACTGA
- a CDS encoding DUF5779 family protein, protein MSEFDLDLQTIESEMDVEDADGTGRVVLGVLDGRTPDEEWVAEVDGGAVLVLAVEGDMKRLAAGFAPDIREMGGELIHFRRFLLVTPSGVTIDTDRLD, encoded by the coding sequence ATGAGCGAGTTCGACCTCGATCTCCAGACGATCGAATCAGAGATGGACGTGGAGGACGCCGACGGCACCGGTCGGGTGGTCCTCGGGGTGCTCGACGGCCGGACGCCCGACGAAGAGTGGGTCGCGGAGGTCGACGGCGGCGCGGTGCTCGTTCTCGCCGTCGAGGGCGACATGAAGCGGCTCGCAGCCGGCTTCGCGCCCGATATCCGCGAGATGGGTGGCGAACTCATTCACTTCCGCCGATTCCTGCTCGTCACGCCGTCCGGTGTCACGATCGACACCGATCGATTGGATTGA